From the genome of Streptomyces sp. NBC_01317, one region includes:
- a CDS encoding GNAT family N-acetyltransferase: MLLETPRLRLRHFQADDVPAFSAYQSDPDVARYQGWTAPVPVEEAAPLVKRFAAADPALPGWFQYAIELKADGCLIGDVGVNLHENLMQADLGFTLAADRQGYGYATEAVRAVLDDLFARGLRRVSAECDVRNTRSARLLERVGFQREGLRPAFTWLKGEWTDDLIFGLLADRRPPSA, translated from the coding sequence GTGCTGCTCGAAACCCCCCGGCTCCGCCTGCGCCACTTCCAGGCCGACGACGTGCCCGCCTTCTCGGCCTACCAGTCCGACCCGGACGTCGCCCGCTACCAGGGCTGGACGGCGCCGGTCCCCGTCGAGGAGGCCGCGCCGCTCGTGAAGCGGTTCGCCGCCGCCGACCCCGCCCTGCCCGGCTGGTTCCAGTACGCGATCGAGCTGAAGGCCGACGGGTGCCTGATCGGGGACGTCGGGGTGAACCTGCACGAGAACCTGATGCAGGCCGACCTGGGCTTCACCCTCGCCGCCGACCGGCAGGGGTACGGCTATGCCACGGAAGCCGTACGCGCCGTGCTGGACGACCTCTTCGCGCGCGGGCTGCGGCGGGTGTCGGCGGAGTGCGACGTGCGCAACACCCGCTCCGCCCGGCTGCTGGAACGGGTCGGCTTCCAGCGGGAGGGCCTGCGCCCCGCGTTCACCTGGCTCAAGGGTGAGTGGACCGACGACCTGATCTTCGGTCTCCTCGCGGACCGCAGGCCGCCCTCAGCCTGA
- a CDS encoding MarR family winged helix-turn-helix transcriptional regulator: MTGRRNEAARAAVGLSLALGRLRGRLRAEGGPGSSVWTRSQLAALHRVVSGPPATTSDLAAAEYMRPQSMAQTLAALEKGGLITRHPDPDDGRRFLVVATDQGRDVLRAAMEGREAWLAHAIETTLSPEELAALPGLIEVLDRLAASPPGVPSHRSG; encoded by the coding sequence ATGACCGGTCGGAGGAACGAGGCGGCGCGGGCGGCGGTGGGCCTGTCGCTCGCCCTGGGCAGACTGCGGGGGCGGTTGCGGGCGGAGGGCGGGCCCGGGTCCTCGGTGTGGACCAGGAGTCAGCTCGCGGCCCTGCACCGGGTGGTCAGCGGGCCGCCCGCCACGACCAGCGACCTGGCCGCGGCGGAGTACATGCGGCCGCAGTCCATGGCGCAGACGCTGGCCGCGCTGGAGAAGGGCGGGCTCATCACCCGCCACCCCGACCCCGACGACGGCCGGCGGTTCCTGGTGGTGGCCACGGACCAGGGGCGGGACGTGCTGCGGGCCGCCATGGAGGGGCGCGAGGCGTGGCTGGCGCACGCCATCGAGACCACGCTGAGCCCCGAGGAACTGGCGGCCCTGCCGGGCCTGATCGAGGTGCTGGACCGGCTGGCCGCGTCCCCGCCCGGAGTGCCGTCGCACCGCTCAGGCTGA
- the sthA gene encoding Si-specific NAD(P)(+) transhydrogenase, translating to MPDFDMLVIGSGPGGQKAAIAAAKLGRRVAVVDRPDMVGGVSIHTGTVPSKTLREAVLYLTGLSQRDLYGQSYRLKEEITVADLTARTQHVVSREVDVVRNQLARNQVTLLSGTGRFVDDHTVAVRDSAGQDRLLTADHIVIATGTRPARPATVEFDDRTVMDSDSVLNMADVPRSMVIVGAGVIGMEYASMFAALGSKITVVEQRDGMLDFCDVEVVEALKYRLRDLAVTFRFGETVAAVERHEHGTLTVLESGKKIAADAVMYSAGRQGLTDELDLDKAGLSADKRGRISVDEHYRTTVPHIYAVGDVIGFPALAATSMEQGRAAAYHACDEPVNAMHHLQPIGIYTIPEISFIGKTEDQLTDEKVPFEVGVSRYRELARGQIIGDTHGMLKLLVSPEDRKLLGVHCFGSGATELIHIGQAVMGCGGTVDYLVDAVFNYPTLAESYKVAALDVTNKIRQIDRMER from the coding sequence GTGCCCGACTTCGACATGCTTGTCATCGGATCAGGACCGGGCGGCCAGAAGGCCGCCATCGCCGCGGCCAAGCTCGGTCGCCGGGTGGCGGTCGTCGACCGCCCCGACATGGTCGGGGGCGTCTCCATCCATACGGGGACGGTGCCCTCCAAGACGCTGCGCGAGGCGGTGCTCTATCTCACCGGGCTCAGCCAGCGCGACCTGTACGGCCAGAGCTACCGGCTCAAGGAAGAGATCACCGTCGCCGACCTGACGGCCCGTACGCAGCACGTGGTCAGCCGTGAGGTCGACGTCGTCCGCAATCAGCTGGCCAGGAACCAGGTCACGCTGCTCTCGGGCACCGGACGGTTCGTGGACGACCACACCGTGGCCGTACGGGACTCGGCGGGGCAGGACCGGCTGCTCACCGCCGACCACATCGTCATCGCGACCGGCACCCGTCCGGCGCGTCCGGCGACCGTCGAGTTCGACGACCGTACGGTCATGGACTCGGACAGCGTCCTGAACATGGCGGACGTGCCGCGGTCCATGGTGATCGTGGGCGCCGGGGTCATCGGCATGGAGTACGCCTCGATGTTCGCGGCCCTCGGCAGCAAGATCACCGTGGTGGAACAGCGGGACGGGATGCTGGACTTCTGTGACGTCGAGGTGGTCGAGGCGCTCAAGTACCGCCTCAGGGACCTGGCTGTCACGTTCCGGTTCGGCGAGACGGTCGCGGCGGTGGAGCGGCACGAACACGGCACGCTCACCGTCCTGGAGAGCGGCAAGAAGATAGCCGCCGACGCGGTGATGTACTCGGCGGGACGCCAGGGGCTGACGGACGAACTCGACCTGGACAAGGCGGGGTTGAGCGCCGACAAGCGCGGGCGCATCAGCGTGGACGAGCACTACCGCACCACCGTGCCGCACATCTACGCCGTCGGTGACGTCATAGGCTTCCCCGCGCTGGCCGCCACCTCGATGGAACAGGGCCGCGCCGCCGCGTACCACGCGTGCGACGAGCCGGTGAACGCGATGCACCACTTGCAGCCGATCGGGATCTACACGATCCCCGAGATCAGCTTCATCGGGAAGACCGAGGACCAGCTGACCGACGAGAAGGTGCCGTTCGAGGTCGGTGTCTCGCGCTATCGGGAGCTGGCCCGGGGCCAGATCATCGGGGACACGCACGGCATGCTGAAACTGCTGGTGTCGCCGGAGGACCGGAAGCTGCTGGGGGTGCACTGCTTCGGCTCCGGCGCGACCGAACTGATCCACATCGGCCAGGCCGTGATGGGGTGCGGCGGGACGGTCGACTATCTGGTGGACGCGGTGTTCAACTATCCGACGCTCGCGGAGTCCTACAAGGTCGCGGCGCTCGACGTGACGAACAAGATCCGCCAGATCGACCGCATGGAACGCTGA
- a CDS encoding aldo/keto reductase, translating to MPAVPTRTLNNGVTIPQLGFGVFQIPPQQTREATLLALETGYRHIDTAEAYGNEKEVGQAIRDSGIDRSEIFVTSKLNDRAHAPEDALRAFDRTLEVLGTGPLDLFLIHWPMPSVGDFVETWHAMEEMYHGGQVRAVGVSNFQPHHLRRLLQSSVIVPAVNQIEIHPYLTQDDVRAFNADHDIATEAWSPIAQGKVLDDPTLTSVAERLGRTPAQVTLRWHIQRGDIVFPKSVTRARVEENFRLFDFTLTEGDMAEISALNRDERTGFDPDRYPNN from the coding sequence ATGCCCGCGGTCCCCACCCGCACGCTCAACAACGGCGTCACCATCCCGCAGCTCGGATTCGGTGTCTTCCAGATCCCGCCGCAGCAGACCCGCGAAGCGACGCTCCTCGCCCTGGAGACCGGCTACCGGCACATCGACACCGCCGAGGCCTACGGGAACGAGAAGGAGGTCGGCCAGGCGATCCGTGACTCCGGCATCGACCGGAGCGAGATTTTCGTGACCAGCAAGCTCAACGACCGGGCCCACGCCCCCGAGGACGCCCTGCGGGCCTTCGACCGGACCCTGGAGGTCCTCGGCACCGGCCCGCTCGACCTCTTCCTCATCCACTGGCCGATGCCGTCCGTCGGCGACTTCGTGGAGACCTGGCACGCCATGGAGGAGATGTACCACGGCGGGCAGGTCCGGGCGGTCGGCGTCTCCAACTTCCAGCCCCACCACCTGCGCCGGCTGCTCCAGAGCAGCGTGATCGTGCCGGCCGTCAACCAGATCGAGATCCACCCCTACCTGACCCAGGACGACGTACGGGCCTTCAACGCCGACCACGACATCGCCACCGAGGCCTGGTCGCCGATCGCCCAGGGCAAGGTGCTCGACGACCCCACCCTCACGTCCGTCGCCGAGCGCCTCGGCCGCACCCCCGCCCAGGTGACCCTCCGCTGGCACATCCAGCGCGGCGACATCGTCTTCCCGAAGTCGGTCACCCGCGCCCGGGTCGAGGAGAACTTCCGTCTCTTCGACTTCACCCTCACCGAGGGGGACATGGCGGAGATCTCGGCGCTCAACCGCGACGAGCGCACCGGCTTCGACCCGGACCGGTACCCCAACAACTGA